The Archangium primigenium genomic interval GTCTGCGCCCGGGTGATCCCCCGACGCCCGAGACGGCCACCAATCTCTTCAGCAACCTGTTCTTCAACCCCGAGCGCTACGACCTGTCCAAGGTCGGCCGCCTCAAGCTGAACTTCAAGTTCGGCCTCGAGGAGCCGCTCGACGGGCAGATCCTCACCAAGCGGGACATCCTCGAGGTCATCCGCTACCTGGTGGACCTCAAGAACGGCAAGGGCGTGATCGACGACATCGATCACCTCGGCAACCGCCGTGTGCGCGCCGTGGGCGAGCTCCTGGAGAACCAGTACCGCATCGGTCTGGTGCGCATGGAGCGGGCGATCAAGGAGCGCATGAGCCTCCAGGAGATCGAGACGCTCATGCCGCACGATCTCATCAACGCCAAGCCCGTGACCGCGGTCATCAAGGAGTTCTTCGGGTCCAGCCAGCTGTCGCAGTTCATGGACCAGACCAACCCCCTGTCCGAGGTGACCCACAAGCGGCGTCTGTCCGCGCTCGGGCCCGGTGGTCTCACGCGCGAGCGCGCGGGCTTCGAGGTGCGCGACGTGCACCCGACGCACTACGGCCGCATCTGCCCCATCGAGACGCCGGAAGGCCCGAACATCGGCCTCATCGCGTCGCTGTCCACCTACGCTCGCGTCAACGAGTTCGGCTTCGTCGAGACGCCGTACAAGAAGGTGGAGGCCGGCTCGGTCACCGGGGACGTGGCCTTCTACTCCGCGCTCGAGGAGGAGAAGCACACCATCGCGCAGGCCAACGCGGAGACGGACGCCAAGGGCAAGTTCGTCAACGCGCTCGTGCAGGCGCGCCGCAGCGGCGAGTTCGTCCAGTCCAAGGCCGAGGACGTCGACCTGATGGACGTGTCGCCCAACCAGCTCGTGTCCGTGGCCGCCTCGCTCATCCCGTTCCTCGAGAACGACGACGCGAACCGCGCGCTCATGGGCTCGAACATGCAGCGCCAGGCGGTGCCGCTGCTGCGCACCGCGGCTCCGCTCGTGGGCACCGGCATCGAGGCGATCGTCGCCCGCGACTCCGGCGTCACCTGCGTGGCCCGGCGTGACGGCACTGTCGAGAGCGTGGACGCCGGCCGCATCGTGGTGAAGGCCGACTCCTCCACGGGCGCCTTCGACATCTCGAGCGAAGTCGACATCTACAACCTGCTCAAGTACCAGCGCTCCAACCAGAACACGTGCCTCAACCAGAAGCCCATCGTTCGCAAGGGCGACCGGGTGCGCAAGGGTGACGTGATCGCGGACGGACCCGCTACCGAGACGGGTGAACTCGCGCTCGGCCAGAACGTGGTCGTCGCGTTCATGCCGTGGCAGGGCTACAACTTCGAGGACTCCATCCTCATCTCCGAGCGCATCCTCAAGGAGGACGTCTTCACGTCCATCCACATCGAGGAGTTCGAGTGCATCGCGCGCGACACCAAGCTCGGCAAGGAGGAGATCACCCGCGACATCCCGAACGTGGGTGAGGAGGCGCTCAAGGACCTGGACGAGAGCGGCATCATCCGCATCGGCGCCGAGGTGAAGCCCGGCGACGTGCTGGTCGGCAAGATCACCCCCAAGGGCGAGACCCAGCTCTCTCCCGAGGAGAAGCTCCTTCGCGCCATCTTCGGCGAGAAGGCCGGCGACGTGCGTGACAGCTCGCTGCGCGTGCCTCCGGGCGTCGTGGGCACCGTCATCAACGCCAAGGTGTTCAGCCGCAAGGGCGTGGAGAAGGACGAGCGCGCCAAGCAGATCGAGTCGATGGAGGAGGCCAAGCTCCTCAAGGACCAGAACGACGAGATCAAGGTCCTGCGCGACAGCGCCTACAACCGCATCCGCACCATGCTCCGGACGAAGGAGATCCAGGGCAAGCTCGTGGATGACAAGGGCAAGATCCTGCTGAAGAAGGGCGACATCGTCAACGACGAGCTCCTCTCCACCGTGCCCTACAAGTACTGGACGGAGATCTCCGTCGGGGACGCGCTCGACGGCAAGCTGCGCGACATCCTGCGCAACCTCGAGGAGACCACCGAGGCCGTGAAGCTGGCCTTCGGCGAGAAGATCGCCCGCATCAAGAAGGGCGACGAGCTCCCGCCGGGCGTCATCAAGATGGTGAAGGTGTACGTCGCCATCAAGCGCAAGCTGGCCGTGGGCGACAAGATGGCCGGCCGCCACGGCAACAAGGGCGTGGTCTCGCGCGTGCTGCCCGAGGAGGACCTGCCGTACCTCGAGGACGGCCGCCCCGTGGACATCGTGCTCAACCCGCTGGGCGTGCCCTCGCGCATGAACATCGGGCAGATCCTCGAGACGCACCTGGGCTGGGCCGCCAAGGGCGTGGGCGAGCAGCTGCAGCGCTACATCGAGGAGAACTACAGCGGCGAGAACCTCAAGAAGCAGCTCAAGACCGTCTACGACGACGCCGCCTTCGGCAAGTTCGTGGATGGCTTGTCCGACGACGAGGTGAAGAGCCTGGCGCAGCGGCTC includes:
- the rpoB gene encoding DNA-directed RNA polymerase subunit beta, whose amino-acid sequence is MPTQIQNNFRVRKTFAKIAKTIDIPNLINIQKQSYEKFLQADIPPEKREDLGLQGVFKSVFPIRDFNETSSLEFVSYHLEKPKYDVDECHQRGMTYSAPIKVVVRLVVWDKDEETGAQSIRDVKEQEVYFGEIPLMTQNGTFIINGTERVVVSQLHRSPGAFFDHDKGKSHSSGKLLYNARIIPYRGSWIDFEFDHKDILYVRIDRRRKLPATVLIRALGAVSDTAKKNPLEFRGSTEEMLNYYYATETIYLQSNVDFEKSVELELLPGQRATRDIKTKTGDIIVKKNRKFTRAAIKKLEAAKMKTLPIDADELFTKVSAYDVVDENTGEVILECNEEVSQEKVDELLKRDIKEFKVLFIDNLNVGPYLRETLMLDKIETPEQAIMEIYRRLRPGDPPTPETATNLFSNLFFNPERYDLSKVGRLKLNFKFGLEEPLDGQILTKRDILEVIRYLVDLKNGKGVIDDIDHLGNRRVRAVGELLENQYRIGLVRMERAIKERMSLQEIETLMPHDLINAKPVTAVIKEFFGSSQLSQFMDQTNPLSEVTHKRRLSALGPGGLTRERAGFEVRDVHPTHYGRICPIETPEGPNIGLIASLSTYARVNEFGFVETPYKKVEAGSVTGDVAFYSALEEEKHTIAQANAETDAKGKFVNALVQARRSGEFVQSKAEDVDLMDVSPNQLVSVAASLIPFLENDDANRALMGSNMQRQAVPLLRTAAPLVGTGIEAIVARDSGVTCVARRDGTVESVDAGRIVVKADSSTGAFDISSEVDIYNLLKYQRSNQNTCLNQKPIVRKGDRVRKGDVIADGPATETGELALGQNVVVAFMPWQGYNFEDSILISERILKEDVFTSIHIEEFECIARDTKLGKEEITRDIPNVGEEALKDLDESGIIRIGAEVKPGDVLVGKITPKGETQLSPEEKLLRAIFGEKAGDVRDSSLRVPPGVVGTVINAKVFSRKGVEKDERAKQIESMEEAKLLKDQNDEIKVLRDSAYNRIRTMLRTKEIQGKLVDDKGKILLKKGDIVNDELLSTVPYKYWTEISVGDALDGKLRDILRNLEETTEAVKLAFGEKIARIKKGDELPPGVIKMVKVYVAIKRKLAVGDKMAGRHGNKGVVSRVLPEEDLPYLEDGRPVDIVLNPLGVPSRMNIGQILETHLGWAAKGVGEQLQRYIEENYSGENLKKQLKTVYDDAAFGKFVDGLSDDEVKSLAQRLKKGIHVATPVFDGARETEIHSLFDEARLPRTGQMVLFDGRTGEPFDQNVTVGVMYMLKLHHLVDEKIHARSIGPYSLVTQQPLGGKAQFGGQRLGEMEVWAMEAYGAAYTLQEFLTVKSDDVVGRTRMYEAIVKGDNVLESGLPESFNVLLKELQSLALDVELLESAPPERQRSFSGDFGGGSDGDDRVKTGTEA